The DNA window GGCCGCCTCGCTCGGGCGCACGGTCGAAGTGGGAGACGAGTCGGACAAATATGTCCGCCGCCAGGATGGCTGGGCGCTGATGAACAAGGGCGTGCCCTCGGTTCTCGTAAGCAGTTCGTTCGGTGATGCCGAGGCGACCGACACCTACATGTCGAGCCGCTATCACGCCGCCAGCGACGAAATCTGGGAAGGTTTCGAAATCGGCGGCGCCGCGAGCGACGTGCCGGTCTATGTCGCGCTGATGCGCCATTGGGCCACGCCTGCGCTCTATTCCAAGCCCGAAGGCTGGACCTTCGACAACGAAGAATAATTCCCCGGGCGACCCCTAGCGGCGGAGGTTGAGTGCGGTTACATGGGCCGCCACTCAACCGCCCATTACAAACTGCCTTAGGGGATTCGCGCGTGGCCATTGAAATACCGCTGGGACTGACTTTCGACGACGTGCTGCTGCGCCCGGCCGAAAGCTCGGTGCTGCCGACCCAGGCCGATACGCGCACGCGCCTTACTCGCGAGATCGCACTCAACATTCCGGTGGTTTCCAGCGCGATGGACACGGTGACCGAGGCCGACATGGCGATCGTCATGGCGCAATTGGGCGGCATCGGCGTTTTGCACCGCAATCTGACTGTCGAGCAGCAGGCGGCCGCCGTGCGCGCGGTGAAGCGCTATGAAAGCGGCATGGTCGTCAATCCGATCACCATTGCCCCGCAAGCGCCCTTGGGCGAGGCGCAGGCGCTGATGGACCAGCACAAGATCAGCGGCATTCCGGTGGTCGACGGTGCGGGCAAATTGTGCGGCATCCTCACCAATCGCGACGTCCGTTTCGCCGAGAATCCGCGTCAGCCGATCAGCGAGCTGATGACGAGCGACAACCTCGCCACGGTAAAGGCCGGGGTGAGCCAGGAAGAAGCGCGCAGGATCCTCCACCAGCGCCGGATCGAGAAGTTGATCGTGGTCGACGATGCCGATCGCTGCGTCGGACTGATCACGGTCAAGGACATCGAGAAAGCGGTTAATTACCCCAACGCGACCAAGGATTCGAACGGCCGTCTGCGCGTCGCCGCGGCGACCACGGTGGGCGACACGGGCTTCGAACGCAGCGAAGCGCTGCTCGATGCCGAGGTCGACGTGATCGTGATCGACACGGCGCACGGCCACAACAAGGACGTCGCCCGCGCGGTCGAGCGGGTGAAGAAGATCAGCAATTCGGTCCAGATCGTCGCGGGCAATGTCGCCACCGGCGAAGCGACCAAGGCGCTGATCGATGCCGGCGCCGATGCGATCAAGGTCGGGATCGGGCCGGGCTCGATCTGCACCACGCGCGTCGTCGCGGGCGTGGGCGTGCCGCAGCTCACGGCGGTGATGGACAGCGCCGAAGCCGCTGCAGACGCCGATGTGCCGGTGATCGCCGATGGTGGCCTGCGCACCAGCGGTGACGCGGCGAAGGCGCTTGCCGCCGGTGCCTCGACCGTGATGGTCGGTTCGCTGCTGGCCGGAACCGCCGAAGCGCCGGGCGAAACGTTCCTTTACCAAGGCCGCCGTTACAAGGCCTATCGCGGCATGGGCAGCGTGGGAGCAATGGCGCGCGGCAGTGCCGACCGCTATTTCCAGCAGGACGTGTCCGACGCGCTCAAGCTCGTCCCCGAGGGTATTGAGGGGCAGGTGCCGTACAAGGGCCCGGCGGGCGACGTGGTCCACCAGCTCGTGGGCGGGGTGAAGGCGGCAATGGGCTATACCGGCTGCGCGACCATTCCCGACCTGCACGAAAAGGCGCGCTTCGTGCGCATCACCGGCGCAGGGCTTGCAGAAAGCCATGTCCACGATGTCGCGATTACTCGCGAAGCTCCCAATTATCCGACGCGCTGAGGCATGACACCTGCCGCCCGCGTCCAGTCGGCGATCGAGATCCTCGACGCTGTAATCGAAGGCGCGCGCACAGGCGCGGCGCCCGCCGATCGCATTCTCGCCGAGTGGTTTCGCAATCACCGTTTCGCCGGATCGAAGGATCGCCGCGCGCTGCGCGATCTTGTCTATGACGCGATCCGCGCCTGCGGCCCCGTGCCCGAGAGCGGGCGCGCGGCGATGTTGCGCCTGGTCGAGACGGGGGGCGTGGCCGCCGAGCTCTTCGACGGCTCGCAATACGGCCCGGCGGCGATTGCAGACGGTGAAAAGTCAGCGGAAGGCGGTTTCGCATCCGAATGGCTGGTTGCCGAACTCGCAGCGTCGGGCGTCAACGAGACTGCGGGGGCAGCAATGCTCAACCGTGCGCCGCTCGATTTGCGAGTAAACACGCTCAAGACGACGCGCGATGCCGTGACGCTTCCAGTCGAGACCGAGCCGACGGTCGCGCCGAACGGACTGCGCCTTCAAGCCCACGCGCCGGTCGAGAACTGGGCCGAGTACCGCGATGGACTGGTCGAAATCCAGGATACCGGATCGCAGCTCGCCTGCCTGTCGGCCGGTGCCGCGCCCGGTGAGAGCGTAATCGATCTGTGCGCCGGGGCGGGGGGCAAGACCCTCCAGCTGGCTGCGCGGTTGGGAAACGAAGGCGCGATCCTGGCATGCGACGTCGATCGCAAGCGCTTGTCGAACCTGCCCCCGCGTGTCGAACGTGCCGGGGTGGCCAATGTCGCCGCGCGCCTGCTCGATCCTGGCAAGGAACTGGACATGCTGGCCGATGTCGCGGGCGAGGCCGATCTCGTGCTGGTCGATGCGCCGTGTTCGGGTTCGGGCACCTGGCGGCGCAAGCCCGATACGCGCTGGCGGCTGAGCCCCGAACGGATCGAGGCGTTCGCCAAGACACAGGACACGCTGCTCGATATCGCCGCCGCGCTGGTGCGTCCCGGAGGGCGGGTGCATTTCGTCACGTGCTCGCTGCTCGACGCCGAGGGCAAGGATCGCGCGACTGCCTTTCTCGAGCGGCATCCCGACTGGTCGGCGCTGCCGCTGGCGCTGCCAGCGGGCGAAGCGCGGGGGCAAGGCTGGCGGCTCACCCCGCATCGCGACGGGACCGACGGATTTTTCATCGCAGGTTTTGTTTCGCCGTGATAGCAAGCGGGCAAATGACCGAGGACCCCGCCCTCACGCCCACGCCGACCCTTTGGGAGCAAATCATGCGTTTCACGCCCGCCGCACTGGCGATTTCCGCCGCTTTCGCGCTTACCGCCAGCTCGCTCATCGCTGCCCAGCGCGAGGAAGCCGATCCGCGCGCGGTTGCATTTATCGAAGATGGCCGAGCGGCGCTCGACGCGGGCGAAATTGCCTCGGCGGTCGATGCGATCGAAGCGGGACTGGCGATCCAGCCAGGCAATCTCGACGGCTATCTGGCGCTCGGTGAAGCTATGCGCGCCAAGGACCTGCCGGGCCGCGCGATCCGTTATTACCGTGTCGTGCTCGCTGCCGAACCGCGCAACGTCACCGCGCTGGCGGGCGAGGGCATGGCTCTGGCCGACAAGGGCGCGTTCGATCTCGCCCGCGACCGGCTCGCTCGCGCTGAAGCCATCTGCGGCGATTGCGGCGAAGCGACGAACCTCGCAGCGCTGATCGAGACCCGCGAAAACGCGCCGCAAATGGCGGCCGCACCGGCGGAAGAAAGCCCGAGCGAGAATTGAGCCCTTCCGGCGCTCAGAACTCGCGGAATTCTTCCACCACTGTGCGATAAACCGGCTTCTTGAACGGGATGATCAGTTCCGGCAGCGAGGCGCGATCGACCCAGCGCCAGTCGGAAAATTCCGGGTGCGTATGCGCCTCGAGGTTCACGTCGTCGTCGGAGCCCGTGAAGCGCGCGCAATACCAGGTCTGGCGCTGGCCGCGATATTTGCCGCCCCATAGCTTGCCATGGAGTTCGGGCGGGAGATCGTAGAACAGCTCGTTCTCGGTCTGCCCGAGAATCTCGACATGCTCGCGGGCAATGCCGGTTTCCTCGTAGAGCTCGCGATAGACGGCTTCGCGGACATCCTCGCCTTCATCGACGCCGCCCTGCGGCATCTGCCACCAATCGCCTTCCTTGGTGTCGATCCGCTTGCCGACGAAGGCCTGGCCTTCGCCGTTGATCAGCATCACGCCCACGCAGGGGCGGTACTGGGTGGCGTCCTTGGACTCTTGGGTGTCGGGCGCGCTCATGCGATATGTCCGTGGCGGCGCAGCATCAGCTTCATCGCATCGAGCAACGCATGGATATCGCCCTGCGCGCTCGGGATCGCCTTGCGCAGCGTGGCGAAGCCGTGGATCGAACCGGGCGCTTCGAGATAGGTCGTATCGACTCCGCGCGCGATCAGGTGCTGGGCATATTCGCGGCCCGAATCGCGCAAGGGATCGAGCCCCGCGGTGATGACGACGGTGGGCGGAATGTCCTTCGCTTCCTCGATCATCGGGTTGACTCGATGGCTCAGCGGATCGCCGCGATATTGCTGGGTGAACCAACTCATTGCCGCGCCGGTGAGCAGGAAGCCTTCGGCGAAATCCTGGAAGCTTTGTGTTTCGGCCACGTCGCCCGCGACCGGATAGATCGGCGCCTGAAGCACCACCGGCACATCGGCTTTGTCCGCGCCGAGCGCATTGGTGGTCACGATGGTGAGATTGCCGCCCGCGCTGTCGCCGGTCACGATCAGCCCGGTGACGTCGCGGCCCAACTCCTTGGGTGAGCTCGCCACCCAGCGCGCTGCCGCTTCGCAGTCGTCGGGCGCGGCGGGGAAGGGGTGCTCGGGCGCGAGGCGATAATCGACCGAGATGACCGGCAGATCGAGCACCGCCGAAATCTCGGTGCAAAGCGAGTGGTAGACTTCCAGATCGCCGATCACAAAGCCGCCGCCATGGAGGAACAGGACCACCGGGCCTGGCTCGCGTGTTTCCTTCGTATCGTAGAAACGCAGCGGGATGTCGCCATCCGGGCCGGGGCAAGTGAGGTCGCGGATCACGGCAAGCTCGCGCGGTTCGGCTTCGGCGATCGTCCCCATCGCGCGCATCCCCGCGCGGCCTTCGTCGAGCGGGAGTTCCTCTACGCCGGGGCGCCCCAATTGTTCGAGCATGGCGAGGAATCCGGCGACATCGTCGCGCACGAAATGTTCGGTATCGGACATGGTATCTCCTTTATCAATTCAACCGCTCGCGCATTGTCGCGTTCCGCACAAGACTTGTTTGACGGCGCAAGGGAGAGCATAGGGACGGGCCATCTGATACGGGACATCCATGGCTACCGCTGCACTCCAATCCGACACCTCCGCGGCCCCCGATTCCATCGTCGTGCGCTTCGCCGGCGATTCCGGCGACGGGATGCAATTGACCGGCGGACAGTTCACGCTTTCGACCGCGCTGGCAGGCAACGATCTTGCCACCTTCCCGGACTTTCCGGCCGAAATCCGCGCGCCGCAGGGAACGCTGTTCGGCGTTTCGGCCTTCCAGATCAATTTCGGCAGCCGCGAGATCAACACCGCGGGCGATGCGCCCGATGTGCTCGTCGCGATGAACCCGGCGGCGCTGAAGGTGAACCTCGCGGCCTTGAAGCCGGGCGGTCTGATCATCGCCGACACCGGCGCCTTCACCAAGCGCAATCTCGACAAGGCGGGTTATGACAGCAACCCGCTGGAAGACGGCAGCCTTGCCAAGTTCGATCTGCTGGCGTTCGACATTTCCGCGCGCACGATTGAAGCGGTCGCGCCGTTCGGCCTCGGCAACAAGGATGCGCTGCGTTCGAAGAACATGTGGACGCTGGGCCTTGCGCTGTGGATGTTCGATCGCGATCGCACGCCGATCCACGATTGGCTGAAGGCCAAATTCGCCAAGAAGCCCGATATTGCCGATGCCAATATCGCCGCGCTCGATGCCGGCCACGCCTATGGCGAGACGGCGGAGATTTCCGGCCCGCTGAAGCAGGTCGAACTGCCTCCGGTGCCGAGCGAACCGGGCCTCTATCGTACGGTGACGGGCGCGGAATCGATCAGCCTCGGCCTCGTCGCGGGTGCGCAACTGGCCGAACTGCCGATGTTCTTCGGCGGCTATCCGATCACGCCGGCCTCGGCGATCCTGCATCATCTCGCGCGATTGAAGGAATTCGGCGTCACGACCTTCCAGGCCGAAGACGAGATTGCCGCCGTCTGCGCCGCGATCGGCGCGAGCTGGGCGGGGAGCCTGGGCGTTACCTCGTCTTCGGGCCCCGGCATCGCCTTGAAGACCGAGGCGATGGGCCTTGCTATCATGACCGAGCTGCCGCTCGTCATCGTCAATTCGCAGCGCGGCGGCCCGTCCACCGGCCTGCCGACCAAGACCGAGCAGAGCGATCTTTACCAGGCGGTCTATGGTCGCAATGGCGATGCGCCGATGCCGGTGATCGCCGCGCGCAGCCCTGCCGATGCGTTCGAATGCGCGATCGAGGCTTGCCGCATCGCAGTGCAGTACATGACCCCGGTGATGCTGCTGACCGACGGCTACATCGCCAATGCCGCCGAGCCGTGGAAAGTGCCGAACCCTGCCGACTACACCCCGTTCCCGGTCGAATTCCTGACCGAGCCGCGCGGCGAGCAATTGCTCCCCTACAAGCGCGACGAAAAGGGCTCGCGCCCTTGGATCAAGCCCGGCACGCCCGACATGATGCATCGCATCGGCGGGATCGAGAAGGACGCGGGGACCGGCAATATTTCCTACGATCCGGCTAATCATCAGCACATGACCGATATCCGCAAGGAAAAGGTGCTGGGTGTGGACGTACCAGATCAGGAGGTTTGCCGCGGCGAAACCTCTGGCAAGCTTGCGGTGGTCGGCTGGGGCAGCACCTACGGCCCGATCCACCAGGCGGTCGGTCGCGCGCTCAAGAAGGGCTGCGACGTGGCGCATATCCATGTCCGCCACATCTGGCCGCTGCCCGCCAATCTCGGCGAGCTGCTCCGCGGCTACGATCAGGTGCTGGTGCCCGAAATGAACACCGGCCAGTTCAAGACTGTGCTGCGCGACCAGTTCCTGATCGACGCAATTCCGCTCACAAAGACCAGCGGCCAGCCCTTCCAGATCGCCGAGCTGGAAGAGGCGATCGCCAAGTTCTTCGATGGTGTGGACGGCAATGAAGGCGGAGAGGTCGCCGCCAATGACCAGCAGTTGCCGAGTGTGGAGGCCGACCAATGAACGCACCCGTTAAAATCGAAACCACGCTCAAGGACTGGGTCACCGACCAGGAGGTCCGCTGGTGCCCGGGTTGTGGCGATTACGCGATCCTGAAGGCTGTGCAGCGCACGCTGCCGCAATTGGGCTGCGATCCGGCGAAGACAGTGTTCATCTCGGGCATCGGCTGTTCGAGCCGCTTTCCCTATTACATGGAAACCTACGGCTTCCATACGATCCACGGCCGCGCGCCGGCGGTGGCGACGGGGGCGAAGCTCGCCAACCCCGAGCTCGACGTGTGGCTGGTGACGGGTGACGGCGACGGGCTTTCCATCGGCGGCAACCACCTGATGCATGTGCTGCGGCGCAATGTGAACATGCAGATCATGCTGTTCAACAACGAGATCTACGGCCTGACCAAGGGCCAGTACTCGCCCACAAGCCGCGAAGGCACGCGCAGCCCCTCGACCCCGATCGGCAGCGTCGATCATCCGGCCAACCCCTGCGCCTTCGCATTGGGCGCGGGCGCGCGCTTCGTGGCGCGCGGGTTCGATGTCTCGAAGAACCTCCCCGAGGTGCTCACCGCCGCCCATGCCCACCAGGGCGCGGCGTTCATCGAGATCTTCCAGAATTGCATCGTCTACAACAAGGACGTGTTCGACGATTTCGCCGCCCCCAAGGGCGCCGAAAATCGCCAGCTCTGGCTCAAAAACGGCGAACCCATGCTGTTCGCAGGCGGCACCAAGGGTCTCGCCTTCGATACGGACAAGCTCGCCTTCACGGTGGTCGATGTGGAGAACGACGACTGGCAGGCCGCCGGTGTGCGCGTCCACGACGTCACCAATCGCGTGATGGCGCACCTGCTGGCCGAACTGCCGTTCGGCCCGTTCCCGATGCCGCTTGGCGTCCTCTACGACGATCCGGCCGCAACCTACGAAAGCGCCGTCATCGCAGAGCGCGAGAAATCGACCGCGGGCAAGGAAGCGAACCTAGCCAAACTGCTCGGCTCGGGCCAGACTTGGACCGTCAACGGCACGGCGCAGGACCCGCAGTAAGGGCCGAGAGGGGTGGACAATCTCACCCATTCCCTCGTCGGCGCGGTGATCGGGCAGGCGGGGCTGAAGAAAAAGACCGGGCTCGGCATGGCGGCTCTGATCATCGGCGCGAACCTGCCCGATGTGGATGCGGCCTGCTTTCTGTGGCTCGACGGGGTGGAGCACCTCGCCTTCCGCCGCGGGATCACGCATGGGCCGATCGCTTGGGTGCTGTTGCCGCTGTTGCTGGCGGGCGCGCTTTGGTGGTTCGATCGCTGGCAGGCACGGCGCGGAAAACGGCCCGAGGGGCGGCTGCCGGTGCATTTCGGCTGGCTCTATGCGCTGAGCTTTATCGGCTGCCTCACTCACCCGGCGCTCGACTGGCTCAACGTCTACGGCATCCGTCTGCTTGAGCCGTTCTCGCACCGCTGGTTCTACGGCGACGTGCTGTTCATCATCGATGTGTGGCTGTGGGCGATTTTGGGCATCGGCCTGTGGCTCTCGCTGCGGCAGGAGAAGCGCGGCCGGAATTGGCGGAGGACGGCGCAGATCGCGGGGGCGGTGGGGCTGGCATATATCGGCATGAATGCAGCGATTGCTGTCAAATCTGAAAACGATGCGCTGACATTCTACGATAATTACCCTGGTATTGATGCAATCGGCTCCCCTGTCCCACTGGCGATCTGGAAACGCGAGATCATCTGGTATGCTCCGGGCAGCGATGTCGAGACAGCATCGCCAGTGTCCGGTCAATGGACACTCGCTAGCGGGCTTTCGAAAGAAATGACGAGTCTCCAAGCTAAAGTCGTCTGGATCGAAGATGGCGCCGATCCGCCAGTTTCTGCAGTGGAGCTCGCTGTTGGTGATCGCCAACTCGCCGCTTTCATATTTTGGTCCAGAACGCCGTTCGTCGAGTGCAGCTCTGGTGGCAAAATCCTCGTTCGAGACGCGCGCTACTACGATCCGCGCGCGCGCGATCGCTTCACCGTCGCCATGCCCGATGTGGAATGCGAGCCGCTTCCCTAAGCGTAATTGCCGCGTTTTCGGCTCGCAACGACAACGACTATTCGGACGGATCCATCTTCTTCACCGTCTCGCTCTCCGCCGCTGCCTTGGCCGGGGCGTAGAACAGCGCGGCCGCCAGAAACGCCCAGCCAGCGCCGCCGAGCCAGCCCGCAATCACATCGCTGGGGAAGTGCACGCCCAGCAGCACGCGGCTGAAGGCGACCAGCGCCGACACCGCCATCGCGAAGCCGATCACCGTATAGCGCACCGAGTGGCGACGGCTGAGCGCGGCGAAGGCGATTGCCATGCCGATATAGACCACCGCCGCGCTGAAGCTGTGGCCGCTGGGAAAGCTCTCGCCGCCGGCATGGGTGAGGTGCGGCACGATTTCGGGGCGCTCGCGCCCGACGAGCAGCTTCATGCCGGTATTGGCGACCCACCCGCTCGCAACGGTAAGGGCATAGAGCACCGCCTCGCGCCGCAGCTTGAGGAACAGCAGCGCCACCACCGCCGCCAGCGCGAAAAGGTTGCGCAGGAACACACCGCCCAGCGCGGTGATGTCGCGTACGGTCTCCAGGACCCGTTCTGAACCGTGCAGTCCCAGATCCTCGCCGGTGCGGAACGACAACAGCACCCATTGGTCGATGTCGAGCGTCCGGCCGGTGGTGACCAGCCAGACCATGATCGCCCAGCCGGCCCAGCACATCGCGGCGGCGATCAGCGCCTTGGGCCGGTCGATCGCGAAGCCGCGTTCGGGCAGGCGGATCGTATCGGCAGTGGTGGAGGGGGGCGCGTCGGTTTCGGCCGATTGCCCTTGCGCGTTTTGTTTCACTTCCATGACAATCGGAACCGTGCGCGCGGCCTCCCGTTCCGAAGCAATGAGTTCACCCCAGATAGTGTGGCTGCGGCGCGACCTGCGCCTGGCCGATCAGCCCGCCTTCCATGCCGCCGCAGCACAAGGCCCGGTGGTTCCCGTCTTCGTGCTCGACGATGGGCGTGCGGGCGACCACGCCTATGGCGGTGCCTCGCGTTGGTGGCTGCACCATTCGCTTGAAAGTCTGGGCAAATCGCTCGGTGCGCGTCGCTCGCAGATCGTTCTGCGCCAGGGCGATGCGCCGCAGGTGCTCGCGGCGCTTGCCGACGAGGTTGGGGCCGGCACCATCCATGCCAATCGCCATTACGAGCCCTGGTGGAAAGAGGCCGAGGACGAATTGCGGGATGCGCTGGGTGAGGATTGCGAGCTCGTGCTGCATGACGGCAATTACCTGATGCCGCCGGGCAGTGTGACGACCGGTTCGGGCGATCCGTACAAGATCTACTCGCCCTTCGCGCGATCGATGCTCGAAGTCCTTCCTCCGCGCGATGCACTGGACGCGCCCGAGACGCTTCATTCTCCCGACAGCTGGCCCGAGAGCGACGAGCTTGCCGATTGGGATCTGCTCCCGACCGATCCCGATTGGGCCGCGGGCATTCGCGATTTCTGGACCGTCGGCGAAGACGCCGCGCATGAGCGGCTCGACTGGTGGGCGGACGAGGTGGCCGAATACGACGAGGGCCGCAACCTGCCCTCGCAGGACACCACCTCGCGCCTCAGCCCGCATCTGCATTGGGGCGAGATCAGCCCCGTGCAGGTCTACCACCGGATGAAACACCTGCGATCGGATGGTTGGCAGACCTTCCTGAAGGAAATCATCTGGCGCGATTACGCGCAGAACGTGATCTGCCAGTTCCCCGACTATGCGCGCGAGAGCTATCGCGATTACGACGAGCGCACGCTGTGGCGCAATCCGAATGCGGGCAAGCTGATCCGGCAGGACCTCGAATGCTGGCAGAAGGGCATGACCGGTTACCCGATCGTCGATGCCGGGATGCGACAGCTGTGGCAGACCGGGTGGATGCACAACCGGGTGCGGATGATCGCCGCAAGCTTCCTCGTGAAGCACCTGCTGATCGATTGGCGGTACGGCGAGAAATGGTACTGGGACTGCCTCGTCGATGCCGATTACGGCAATAACGGCGTAAACTGGCAGTGGATTTCAGGGACCGGGGTCGACAGCAACATGTTCAGCCGGATCATGGCGCCGCTGACCCAGAGCGACAAATTCGACGCTGCGGACTACATCCGCGAATACATCGCCGAACTCGCCGACCTGTCCGACGACGAGATTCACGATCCGGCGGACGACCGGCGGGGCGATTATCCGGTCAAGATGATCGGGCACAAGGAAGCTCGCGAGCGCGCGCTGGGGGCCTATCACGCAGCCAAATAGGCGGGTTTACGCAGCTGGCATGTCGAGGCTAGAGCGGCGTGATGCGCACGATTCTCCCGTTTGCCGCTGCGTTAGCGGTTTTGACCTCCCCTGTTGCCGCTCTCGACCTGCCCGAGGGGGTGCGCGCTATGATCGAAGCAGCGATCGACACTGGCGATCCCAAAAAGGTCGCGACAGTGATCGAACTGGCGCGCCGGACCTATCCCGAAGGCGCGGCCGAGATCGATGCGCTCGAAACCGCGTTTCGTACCGGTCAGGAAGCGGCCGCCCAACAAAGGGCGGAGCAGGAACGCCTCGCGATCGAGGAAGCCGGAATGTTCGAGCGCTGGGGCGGGAAGGGCCAGATCGGGGCCTTCCGTTCGACCGGCAATAGCGAGAACGTCGGGGTGACCGCAGCCGTGCGGCTCGAACGCGAAGGAGTCGACTGGAAGCATCTCCTGCGCGGCAATGTCGATTACCAGGAGACCCGCGGCATCACGACGCGCGAGCGTTTCCTGCTTGCCTACGAACCGCGGCTGCAACTGGGCGACAATCTGTTCGCCTACGGTCTCGGCCAGTTCGAGCGTGATCGCATTTCGGGCTTCTCGGGCCGCTACATCGCCTCGGGAGGGATCGGCTGGACCGCGATCGATAGTGGCGGCGTGTCGTTCGCACTGCGGGCCGGGCCCGCCTATCGCTACACCGACTTCATCACCGACGATGATCGCGAGCGGCTCGCCGCGCTTGCTGCGGTGGATTTCGACTGGAAGCTGGCCGAGCGCATTTCGATGACCCAGGATGCCAGCGCGGTGCTTGCGGCAGAGAACTCCACGCTGTCCTCGCTTACCGGCGTGGAATTCGGCGTGACCGATCGGCTCCGTACGCGGGTATCGTACCAGGTCGATTTCGAAAGTGATCCGCCAGTCGGCAAGGTCGATACCGATACGATCACGCGCTTCACGCTGGTTTACGACTTCTGACCCGATTCCGCTTCCCCGGCGGCGCGATGCGCGCTAGCCGGGGTGAATGGGCGACATTCTCGAAATCGAAGGGCTGACCAAGGTCTATCCCGGTGGCCTCAAGGCGCTCGACGATGTCGACCTAACGATCCGCAAGGGCGAGGTGTTCGCGCTGCTCGGCCCCAATGGCGCGGGCAAGACGACGCTGATCGGTGCGGTTTGCGGCCTCGTTCGCCCGACTTCGGGCACGATGCACGCGTTCGGTCACGATCTTTCGAACGACTGGCGCGCGGCGCGGCGGCGGATAGGACTGGTGCCGCAGGAACTCTCGACCGATATGTTCGACCCCGTCTTGCGCGCAGTGTCCTATTCGCGCGGGCTGTTCGGGCTCGCTCCCGATCCGGCGCGGATCGAGCAGATCCTGAAAAGCCTGAGCCTGTGGGACAAGCGCGATGCGAAAATCATGGCGCTATCGGGCGGGATGAAGCGACGTGTGCTGATTGCCAAAGCGCTGGCGCACGAGCCCGACCTGCTGTTTCTCGACGAGCCGACCGCGGGCGTCGATGTCGAACTGCGCAAAGGCATGTGGGCGGTGATCGACGAGATGCGCGCTCGCGGCGTCACCATCATTCTGACCACGCACTACATTGAGGAAGCCGAGGAAATGGCCGACCGCGTGGGCGTGATCAATGGCGGCCGGATCGTGATGATCGACGACAAGCATGCGATGATGAAGCGGCTCGGGCGGACCGAGGCGCATATCGAACTCGCTCAGCCCATGGCTGAAATACCCCCTGCCATCGCGCGCTTCCCGGTCGAACTGACCGAGGGCGGCACCAAGCTGTGCTATCGCGGCGGCGACGGCACCGGAAAAGGCAAGGCGGAGGTTGCCGACCTTACCAAGGCGCTGATCGCGGCCGGAATCGACTATATCGGCATCGACATCCGCGAAAGCAGCCTCGAAGACATTTTCGTCTCTCTTTTGGGAGAGAACGCATGATCAACTGGCGCTCTACCTGGTCGATCTACACCCGCGAATTGCTGCGTTTCCTGCGCACCGCATTCCAGTCGGTGCTCGCGCCGGTGCTCACCACCGCGCTCTATTTCGTCGTTTTCGGTGCCGCGATCGGTGGGCGCATGCCCGATCTCAACGGCGTCGATTACGGTGCGTTTATCGTGCCGGGCCTGCTGATGCTGACGCTGCTGGGCGAGACCACCAGCAATTCGAGCTTCGGCATCTACATGCCGCGCTTTACCGGCACAATTTACGAACTGCTTTCGGCACCCGTGGGCGTCGCGGAGACGCTGATCGGCTTCGTCGGGGCGGCGATGACCAAGAGCCTGATCCTTGCTGCAATCATCCTCGTAACCGCGCGCATTTTCGTCGACTATTCGATCGCGCACCCGTTGCTCGCGCTGATCTATATCATGCTGGTCGCCGCGGCGTTCAGCCTGTTCGGCTTCATCCTCGGCATCTGGGCCGACAATTTCGAGAAGCTCGGCATCATCCCGATGCTGTTCCTGACCC is part of the Alteriqipengyuania halimionae genome and encodes:
- a CDS encoding 2-oxoacid:ferredoxin oxidoreductase subunit beta, with product MNAPVKIETTLKDWVTDQEVRWCPGCGDYAILKAVQRTLPQLGCDPAKTVFISGIGCSSRFPYYMETYGFHTIHGRAPAVATGAKLANPELDVWLVTGDGDGLSIGGNHLMHVLRRNVNMQIMLFNNEIYGLTKGQYSPTSREGTRSPSTPIGSVDHPANPCAFALGAGARFVARGFDVSKNLPEVLTAAHAHQGAAFIEIFQNCIVYNKDVFDDFAAPKGAENRQLWLKNGEPMLFAGGTKGLAFDTDKLAFTVVDVENDDWQAAGVRVHDVTNRVMAHLLAELPFGPFPMPLGVLYDDPAATYESAVIAEREKSTAGKEANLAKLLGSGQTWTVNGTAQDPQ
- a CDS encoding metal-dependent hydrolase, with the protein product MDNLTHSLVGAVIGQAGLKKKTGLGMAALIIGANLPDVDAACFLWLDGVEHLAFRRGITHGPIAWVLLPLLLAGALWWFDRWQARRGKRPEGRLPVHFGWLYALSFIGCLTHPALDWLNVYGIRLLEPFSHRWFYGDVLFIIDVWLWAILGIGLWLSLRQEKRGRNWRRTAQIAGAVGLAYIGMNAAIAVKSENDALTFYDNYPGIDAIGSPVPLAIWKREIIWYAPGSDVETASPVSGQWTLASGLSKEMTSLQAKVVWIEDGADPPVSAVELAVGDRQLAAFIFWSRTPFVECSSGGKILVRDARYYDPRARDRFTVAMPDVECEPLP
- a CDS encoding phosphatase PAP2 family protein; the protein is MEVKQNAQGQSAETDAPPSTTADTIRLPERGFAIDRPKALIAAAMCWAGWAIMVWLVTTGRTLDIDQWVLLSFRTGEDLGLHGSERVLETVRDITALGGVFLRNLFALAAVVALLFLKLRREAVLYALTVASGWVANTGMKLLVGRERPEIVPHLTHAGGESFPSGHSFSAAVVYIGMAIAFAALSRRHSVRYTVIGFAMAVSALVAFSRVLLGVHFPSDVIAGWLGGAGWAFLAAALFYAPAKAAAESETVKKMDPSE
- a CDS encoding cryptochrome/photolyase family protein, which gives rise to MSSPQIVWLRRDLRLADQPAFHAAAAQGPVVPVFVLDDGRAGDHAYGGASRWWLHHSLESLGKSLGARRSQIVLRQGDAPQVLAALADEVGAGTIHANRHYEPWWKEAEDELRDALGEDCELVLHDGNYLMPPGSVTTGSGDPYKIYSPFARSMLEVLPPRDALDAPETLHSPDSWPESDELADWDLLPTDPDWAAGIRDFWTVGEDAAHERLDWWADEVAEYDEGRNLPSQDTTSRLSPHLHWGEISPVQVYHRMKHLRSDGWQTFLKEIIWRDYAQNVICQFPDYARESYRDYDERTLWRNPNAGKLIRQDLECWQKGMTGYPIVDAGMRQLWQTGWMHNRVRMIAASFLVKHLLIDWRYGEKWYWDCLVDADYGNNGVNWQWISGTGVDSNMFSRIMAPLTQSDKFDAADYIREYIAELADLSDDEIHDPADDRRGDYPVKMIGHKEARERALGAYHAAK
- a CDS encoding DUF481 domain-containing protein, yielding MTSPVAALDLPEGVRAMIEAAIDTGDPKKVATVIELARRTYPEGAAEIDALETAFRTGQEAAAQQRAEQERLAIEEAGMFERWGGKGQIGAFRSTGNSENVGVTAAVRLEREGVDWKHLLRGNVDYQETRGITTRERFLLAYEPRLQLGDNLFAYGLGQFERDRISGFSGRYIASGGIGWTAIDSGGVSFALRAGPAYRYTDFITDDDRERLAALAAVDFDWKLAERISMTQDASAVLAAENSTLSSLTGVEFGVTDRLRTRVSYQVDFESDPPVGKVDTDTITRFTLVYDF